A genomic segment from Gopherus evgoodei ecotype Sinaloan lineage chromosome 6, rGopEvg1_v1.p, whole genome shotgun sequence encodes:
- the MED18 gene encoding mediator of RNA polymerase II transcription subunit 18 encodes MEAPPVTMMPVTGGTINMMEYLLQGSVLDQSLESLLHRLRGLCDNMEPETFLDHEMVFLLKGQQASPFVLRARCSMDKTGTPWHLRYLGQPEMGDKNRHALVRNCVDIATSENLTDFLMEMGFRMDHEFVAKGHVFRKGIMKIVVYKIFRILVPGNTDSIEPLSLSYLVELSVVAPAGQDVVSDDMRNFAEQLKPLVHLEKIDPKRLM; translated from the exons ATGGAGGCCCCACCTGTTACCATGATGCCTGTCACTGGCGGCACCATTAACATGATGGAGTATTTACTCCAAG GAAGTGTTTTGGATCAAAGCCTGGAGAGCCTCCTTCACCGGTTGCGTGGTCTGTGTGACAACATGGAACCTGAGACATTCTTGGACCATGAGATGGTGTTCCTTCTGAAAGGTCAGCAAGCCAGTCCCTTTGTCCTGAGGGCACGGTGCTCCATGGACAAAACTGGCACACCCTGGCACTTGCGCTATTTAGGACAGCCAGAAATGGGAGACAAAAACCGCCATGCTCTGGTGCGCAACTGTGTTGACATTGCTACCTCAGAGAACCTTACTGACTTTCTGATGGAGATGGGCTTCCGGATGGACCATGAGTTTGTCGCCAAGGGCCATGTGTTCCGCAAGGGTATCATGAAGATTGTAGTGTACAAGATCTTCCGCATCCTGGTTCCAGGAAACACTGATAGCATTGAGCCCTTGTCTCTCTCCTACCTCGTGGAGCTGAGCGTTGTAGCTCCAGCAGGACAAGACGTAGTTTCTGATGACATGCGAAACTTTGCTGAGCAGCTAAAGCCCTTAGTTCACCTGGAGAAAATTGACCCCAAAAGGCTCATGTGA